A genomic segment from Pectinophora gossypiella chromosome 3, ilPecGoss1.1, whole genome shotgun sequence encodes:
- the LOC126379531 gene encoding uncharacterized protein LOC126379531, whose product MPYDHRTLHLRRRDSIPLHQIHTMPQSFRRWNKDDDVNYRKTRDIFIDRGYDVPPNLDSVMDTLRSDRSDPMRDQKADQLRDVRDQKNMESKQSQLEKFRRELRWLTINTDEGIGIGIR is encoded by the exons ATGCCATATGACCACAGGACACTTCATTTGAGAAGACGAGACTCTATTCCTCTTCATCAAATTCACACGATGCCACAATCTTTTAGAAGGTGGAACAAAGATGACGACGTGAACTACAGAAAGACAAGAGACATTTTTATCGATAGAGGTTACGAT GTACCCCCAAATTTAGATTCAGTCATGGATACCCTTAGAAGTGACAGAAGTGATCCAATGAGGGACCAAAAAGCAGATCAGTTGAGAGATGTTCGGGATCAGAAGAATATGGAAAGCAAGCAGTCACAACTGGAGAAGTTTCGACGAGAATTGAGATGGTTAACGATTAACACAGATGAAGGTATCGGTATAGGTATACGATGa